The Juglans regia cultivar Chandler chromosome 2, Walnut 2.0, whole genome shotgun sequence genome includes a window with the following:
- the LOC108994211 gene encoding uncharacterized protein LOC108994211 isoform X2 has protein sequence MTGSGTPQSNLESKKRRKERGLPTALEVDQSLQSPVKSCLMLEREMAGSHVEVSCSQVKVEGKEQNERHIGSEVKGMDYDLQEVATNVKHIGKDEKNTVSEVSEMNSADVKHKPLILGEHIGFIESANTGLTEKCDDDLENKCILFDQKNLKTYSRGKRGRTVGESSEVSSSSFQNSLESIKDDMQGLMNQFLGELPTAELMEKLDTSLSGEHAAIKQVMEDKLIEDASFNCMNSELASKDGKERSKMTNLENNFCEISFVNDASVPDVPKDHKDHKYGGKLHMNHITGQYTSHVNEELDKPASYGNGMTTTNLSGCDPSYKHQEQMDVERAEMKVSPSHLGVVEDDTDSGIVVKEHNFSEILKSPTEKSLLDSSKKKLLILDLNGLLADIVPYVPNGYNADIMISGKAVFKRPFCDDFLQFCFDRFVVGVWSSRTKRNMDRLIDILMGDSRHKLLFCWDQSHCTSTGFSTVENKEKPMILKELRKLWEKLEPNLPWEKGEYNEANTLLVDDSPYKALLNPVNTAIFPHTYRYWNVEDMSLGPGGDLRVYMEGLAMAKNVQKYVEENPFGQRAITESNLSWGFYRKVIEITNAHPPQDDSSTTNAHQPQDDANTCFAYQ, from the exons ATGACAGGATCGGGAACGCCCCAAAGTAATTTAGaatcaaagaaaagaagaaaggagagGGGATTGCCTACTGCCCTTGAAGTAGATCAATCTCTACAGTCTCCAGTCAAATCGTGCTTAATGTTGGAACGAGAAATGGCAGGGTCTCATGTAGAAGTAAGTTGTTCTCAAGTGAAGGTTGAGGGAAAGGAGCAGAATGAGAGGCATATTGGGTCAGAGGTTAAGGGTATGGACTATGATCTTCAAGAAGTTGCCACTAATGTTAAGCATATTGGGAAAGATGAGAAGAACACTGTTTCTGAAGTTTCAGAGATGAACTCGGCAGATGTAAAGCATAAACCCCTCATCCTTGGAGAGCATATTGGATTTATTGAGAGTGCAAATACTGGTTTGACAGAGAAATGTGATGATGACCTAGAGAacaaatgtattttatttgaccAGAAGAATCTGAAAACTTATAGTAGGGGGAAAAGAGGTAGAACTGTAGGTGAGAGTAGTGAAGTGTCCTCTTCATCCTTTCAAAATAGTTTAGAATCCATCAAGGATGATATGCAAGGGCTTATGAACCAATTTTTGGGTGAATTACCAACAGCCGAGTTAATGGAGAAGTTAGATACCTCACTCTCAGGAGAGCATGCTGCCATAAAACAGGTTATGGAAGATAAATTGATCGAGGATGCCTCATTTAACTGCATGAATAGTGAACTTGCATCTAAGGACGGCAAGGAGAGAAGCAAAATGACgaatttggaaaataatttttgtgaaattagTTTTGTGAATGATGCTTCTGTGCCAGATGTCCCTAAAGACCACAAAGACCATAAATATGGGGGAAAGCTTCATATGAACCATATCACAGGACAGTATACATCTCATGTAAATGAAGAGCTTGATAAACCGGCATCTTATGGTAATGGTATGACTACAACTAATTTATCTGGATGTGATCCTTCATACAAGCACCAAGAGCAGATGGATGTTGAGAGAGCCGAGATGAAAGTCAGTCCATCACACTTAGGTGTAGTAGAAGATGACACTGATTCGGGCATTGTTGTCAAAGagcacaatttttcagaaatattgAAGTCTCCAACAGAAAAATCTCTTTTGGATTCTTCTAAGAAAAAGCTTCTCATCCTTGATTTGAATGGGCTTCTTGCTGATATTGTTCCTTATGTTCCTAATGGGTATAATGCAGACATAATGATATCAGGCAAAGCAG TTTTTAAGAGGcctttttgtgacgattttctACAGTTTTGTTTTGACAGATTTGTCGTGGGTGTTTGGTCATCAAGAACCAA GAGGAACATGGACAGGCTGATTGATATACTTATGGGAGATTCCAGACACAAGTTACTCTTCTGCTGG gATCAGTCACACTGTACCAGTACCGGATTCAGTACTGTTGAGAATAAAGAGAAGCCTATGATTTTGAAGGAACTTAGAAAACTTTGGGAAAAGCTTGAGCCTAATCTTCCATGGGAAAAGGGGGAGTATAATGAAGCAAACACATTGTTGGTCGATGATTCACCGTACAAGGCTTTACTTAATCCA GTGAACACAGCAATATTTCCACATACATATCGATATTGGAATGTTGAAGACATGTCGTTAG GACCTGGCGGTGATCTTCGAGTTTATATGGAAGGGTTAGCTATGGCCAAGAATGTTCAGAAATATGTTGAGGAGAATCCATTTGGTCAACGTGCCATTACTGAATCAAACCTATCATGGGGTTTCTACCGTAAGGTTATTGAGATCACCAATGCACACCCACCTCAAGATGATTCCAGTACTACCAATGCACACCAACCTCAAGATGATGCCAATACATGCTTTGCTTACCAGTAG
- the LOC108994211 gene encoding uncharacterized protein LOC108994211 isoform X1: MTGSGTPQSNLESKKRRKERGLPTALEVDQSLQSPVKSCLMLEREMAGSHVEVSCSQVKVEGKEQNERHIGSEVKGMDYDLQEVATNVKHIGKDEKNTVSEVSEMNSADVKHKPLILGEHIGFIESANTGLTEKCDDDLENKCILFDQKNLKTYSRGKRGRTVGESSEVSSSSFQNSLESIKDDMQGLMNQFLGELPTAELMEKLDTSLSGEHAAIKQVMEDKLIEDASFNCMNSELASKDGKERSKMTNLENNFCEISFVNDASVPDVPKDHKDHKYGGKLHMNHITGQYTSHVNEELDKPASYGNGMTTTNLSGCDPSYKHQEQMDVERAEMKVSPSHLGVVEDDTDSGIVVKEHNFSEILKSPTEKSLLDSSKKKLLILDLNGLLADIVPYVPNGYNADIMISGKAVFKRPFCDDFLQFCFDRFVVGVWSSRTKRNMDRLIDILMGDSRHKLLFCWSHCTSTGFSTVENKEKPMILKELRKLWEKLEPNLPWEKGEYNEANTLLVDDSPYKALLNPVNTAIFPHTYRYWNVEDMSLGPGGDLRVYMEGLAMAKNVQKYVEENPFGQRAITESNLSWGFYRKVIEITNAHPPQDDSSTTNAHQPQDDANTCFAYQ, from the exons ATGACAGGATCGGGAACGCCCCAAAGTAATTTAGaatcaaagaaaagaagaaaggagagGGGATTGCCTACTGCCCTTGAAGTAGATCAATCTCTACAGTCTCCAGTCAAATCGTGCTTAATGTTGGAACGAGAAATGGCAGGGTCTCATGTAGAAGTAAGTTGTTCTCAAGTGAAGGTTGAGGGAAAGGAGCAGAATGAGAGGCATATTGGGTCAGAGGTTAAGGGTATGGACTATGATCTTCAAGAAGTTGCCACTAATGTTAAGCATATTGGGAAAGATGAGAAGAACACTGTTTCTGAAGTTTCAGAGATGAACTCGGCAGATGTAAAGCATAAACCCCTCATCCTTGGAGAGCATATTGGATTTATTGAGAGTGCAAATACTGGTTTGACAGAGAAATGTGATGATGACCTAGAGAacaaatgtattttatttgaccAGAAGAATCTGAAAACTTATAGTAGGGGGAAAAGAGGTAGAACTGTAGGTGAGAGTAGTGAAGTGTCCTCTTCATCCTTTCAAAATAGTTTAGAATCCATCAAGGATGATATGCAAGGGCTTATGAACCAATTTTTGGGTGAATTACCAACAGCCGAGTTAATGGAGAAGTTAGATACCTCACTCTCAGGAGAGCATGCTGCCATAAAACAGGTTATGGAAGATAAATTGATCGAGGATGCCTCATTTAACTGCATGAATAGTGAACTTGCATCTAAGGACGGCAAGGAGAGAAGCAAAATGACgaatttggaaaataatttttgtgaaattagTTTTGTGAATGATGCTTCTGTGCCAGATGTCCCTAAAGACCACAAAGACCATAAATATGGGGGAAAGCTTCATATGAACCATATCACAGGACAGTATACATCTCATGTAAATGAAGAGCTTGATAAACCGGCATCTTATGGTAATGGTATGACTACAACTAATTTATCTGGATGTGATCCTTCATACAAGCACCAAGAGCAGATGGATGTTGAGAGAGCCGAGATGAAAGTCAGTCCATCACACTTAGGTGTAGTAGAAGATGACACTGATTCGGGCATTGTTGTCAAAGagcacaatttttcagaaatattgAAGTCTCCAACAGAAAAATCTCTTTTGGATTCTTCTAAGAAAAAGCTTCTCATCCTTGATTTGAATGGGCTTCTTGCTGATATTGTTCCTTATGTTCCTAATGGGTATAATGCAGACATAATGATATCAGGCAAAGCAG TTTTTAAGAGGcctttttgtgacgattttctACAGTTTTGTTTTGACAGATTTGTCGTGGGTGTTTGGTCATCAAGAACCAA GAGGAACATGGACAGGCTGATTGATATACTTATGGGAGATTCCAGACACAAGTTACTCTTCTGCTGG TCACACTGTACCAGTACCGGATTCAGTACTGTTGAGAATAAAGAGAAGCCTATGATTTTGAAGGAACTTAGAAAACTTTGGGAAAAGCTTGAGCCTAATCTTCCATGGGAAAAGGGGGAGTATAATGAAGCAAACACATTGTTGGTCGATGATTCACCGTACAAGGCTTTACTTAATCCA GTGAACACAGCAATATTTCCACATACATATCGATATTGGAATGTTGAAGACATGTCGTTAG GACCTGGCGGTGATCTTCGAGTTTATATGGAAGGGTTAGCTATGGCCAAGAATGTTCAGAAATATGTTGAGGAGAATCCATTTGGTCAACGTGCCATTACTGAATCAAACCTATCATGGGGTTTCTACCGTAAGGTTATTGAGATCACCAATGCACACCCACCTCAAGATGATTCCAGTACTACCAATGCACACCAACCTCAAGATGATGCCAATACATGCTTTGCTTACCAGTAG